The Staphylococcus sp. 17KM0847 DNA segment TGATATTCAATGGGGCAATCACGATGTACTATGGATGGGTGCATATTCAGGTTCTAAAGTTTGTCTTGCTAATTTACTACGCATTTGTGCGCGCTATGACAATTTAGATATTATTGAAGATGCATATGGCATTAATTTACGTCCATTGCTGACTCTAGCAGAGAAGTATTATGATGATAATCCAGCTTTTCGTCCTAAAAAACATCCAGAGAAAACACCGTCTGCTTCAGAACAGTTACAGATTACAAAGATTCATCAAGCCATTGCGATAATTCAGTTCAAGCTTGAAGCACCTATTATTAAGCGTCGTCCCGAATTTGAAATGTCTTCACGCCTACTCCTTGATACAGTAGATTATCGCAATCAGACATTAAATATCAATGGTACTGTTTACAATTTAGAAAACACTTGCTTCAAAACTGTTGATCCGCGCAATCCCACTGCTTTGTTAGAAGAAGAACAAGAAGTGATTGACCGTCTGCTCATTGCTTTTCAAGAGTCAGAAAAGTTACGTCGTCATATTGACTTTTTAATGAAAAAAGGAAACTTATATTTACGCTACAACGGTAACTTATTAATTCATGGCTGCATTCCAGTAGATGAAACAGGAAAAATGGAAGGTATGGTGATCGACGGGGAGTATGCTGCTGGTCGTGAATTGATCGATGTATTTGAAACCCATGTTCGTTATGCCTACGAACATCTTGATGAACAAGACGATATCTCAACTGACCTCGTATGGTATTTATGGACAGGTAAATACTCTTCACTCTTCGGAAAGCGTGCTATGACAACATTTGAACGCTATTTTATTAAAGATAAAACAACACACAAGGAAGAAAAAAATCCATATTATCATTTACGTGAACAAGAAGAATATGTGAAATATATGCTAGAAGAATTTGATATGGATCCCGAGCAAGGTCGTATTATTAATGGACATACCCCTGTCAAAGAACGTGATGGTGAAGACCCTATCAAAGCAAATGGTAAAATGCTTGTGATAGACGGTGGCTTTTCAAAAGCTTACCAGTCCACTACTGGTATTGCTGGCTATACACTACTCTACAATTCGTTCGGTATGCAACTGGTCGCTCATCAAGAATTCAATTCCAAAGAAAATGTTTTAGAGACAGGTGAAGATGAACTTTCTGTTCGTCGTGTTGTGGATGAAGAATTAGAACGTAAGTTAATTCGTGATACAAATAAAGGACTTGAGCTACAAAAAGAAATCGATATGCTTAAAGCGTTAATGACATATCGTTATATGAAATAGATACTAAAATTAAATATTGGCAATAGCAGTTTGGATTCAAGGTGATATCATACAATCCGACTGTCTATTGCCTTTTTAATTATTAAGAATATATTGTGTTATCTCCACAAAACATAAATATGTCTCATTCTCTAATTTTTGTTAATTTCTTTAGTTTTAAGTAGATTTTTAGTGTTGAAAGATGTAAAATTTTATAGTGCGATTTTCAAACCTATTAAAACATCGCATCATTTCATAAATAAGCGATGATTTTACATTCTTTTGATATGTGTAATATAATAATGAAAGCGTTTACTTATGAAGTGAATAAACTGGAGGGGTTATGTGTGTTAGAAATCCTAGAAAAAATTAATGGGCTCTTATGGGGGGCACCAAGTTTAATTTTATTATCAGGGACAGGATTATTTTTAACATTTG contains these protein-coding regions:
- a CDS encoding fructose-1,6-bisphosphatase; its protein translation is MHSAKETELKKQYLDLLAEKYDSEEKVATELISLASILELPKGTEHFVSDLHGEYHAFQHVLRNGSGNIQSKIHDIFDERLSHDDINELIALVYYPEDKIKRIKANFMSKDARNQWYEDTIKQLLELVTYTSSKYTRSKLRKALPEQYVFIIEELLYKTNRYNNKSNYYSTIIHQVIDLNQADKLITGLSNTIQRLVVDHLHVVGDIYDRGPHPDKIMDTLIDYHSVDIQWGNHDVLWMGAYSGSKVCLANLLRICARYDNLDIIEDAYGINLRPLLTLAEKYYDDNPAFRPKKHPEKTPSASEQLQITKIHQAIAIIQFKLEAPIIKRRPEFEMSSRLLLDTVDYRNQTLNINGTVYNLENTCFKTVDPRNPTALLEEEQEVIDRLLIAFQESEKLRRHIDFLMKKGNLYLRYNGNLLIHGCIPVDETGKMEGMVIDGEYAAGRELIDVFETHVRYAYEHLDEQDDISTDLVWYLWTGKYSSLFGKRAMTTFERYFIKDKTTHKEEKNPYYHLREQEEYVKYMLEEFDMDPEQGRIINGHTPVKERDGEDPIKANGKMLVIDGGFSKAYQSTTGIAGYTLLYNSFGMQLVAHQEFNSKENVLETGEDELSVRRVVDEELERKLIRDTNKGLELQKEIDMLKALMTYRYMK